CCGCCGTCTCGCCGACCACCAGTCCGGTGGCGTGATCGAGGAAGATGCCGCGGCCGATCCTGGCGGCCGGATGGACGTCGCACTGGAACACCGCCGACGAACGGCTCTGAAGATAGTACGCGAAGTCCTTGCGACCTTGGCTCCAAAGCCAGTGCGCAAGCCTATGAGTCTGAATGGCGTGGAAACCTTTGTAATAGAGCATCGGCTCGATGAAGCGGTCGGTCGCCGGATCGCGGTCGAACACCGCGACGATATCGGCGCGGAAGGCTTCGCCCAGCTTCGGATCGGCTTCGAGCGCGTCGGTATAGGCCTTTCGGATCAGCTCAGCGGTGACGTCCTGGTGATCGAGACGCTCGGCGACGCGGTTGATGACCGCGGCTTCCAGCGTGTCGTGATGCAGGATCGAGGAAAAGATGAAGGTGCCGATCTCCGGCTCGTGATGGACGATGGCATTCGCTTCGTCGCGAATTTTCGCCCAGACCGGATCGAGCTTCTGCACCGCGCTTTCGGGCCTGGTTTGCTTCTGAGCCATAGTCCCTCCGGTCCACGCCGGGATGATCCTGGAGCGCGGTTTTAGCACAGTTAGGGCACAGTCATATTAAGCGCAATGCCAAGCATAGAACAACATTACAATTCAAAGGCTTAAGCGGATACTTTCAACTCTTTAAGAAACCCCTCAATGGCGTTTGCGAACTGATCGTTGCGGTCGCCGGCCACCATGTGGCGAGCTCCGGTGACGTCCACGTATCGAGCGTGCGGCACGAGCTTGAGAAAATCCTTGGCGTGCTCCTCACCCACCAGTTCGGAGGACGCGCCCCGCACCAGCAGCGTCGGAATGGTGATGCGCCGCGCGGCCTCGACCAGCACCCGCTCGACCTCGCCCGAGCCCGGGCCGATCCGGCGGTTGCCCTCCAGGAACCGGGGGTCCCAGTGCCAACGCCAGCGACCATCGGGGTGCAGCCGCAGGTTCTTCTTCAGCCCCTCGTGGGAGCGCGGCTTCGGCCGATGCGGCAGGTAGGCCGCGACCGCGTCGGCGGCCTCGGCGATCGAGCCGAAGCCCTCGCGCAGATTGGCCCGCATGAAGCCCTGGATCTTGGCGACCCCCTCGCTGTCGATGCGCGGCGTAACATCGACCAGCACCAGCGCGGAGAAGGCTTCCTTGCCGTGCGAGCCGCCGCCGTTGGCGAGCAGCGCCGCCATCCCGCCGAGCGAGGCGCCGACGGCCACGGGCCGCGCGCCACCGATCCGTTCCGCAAGTGTATCGGCGAGCGTCCGGGCGTCGGCGGCGAAATCTTCGTATTGGTAGGCGCCGTCCTGGACCCATTGGGAATCGCCATGACCGCGCTGGTCGACCGCGTAGGCGGTGCGGCCGATCTGCGCGATCAGTTCGCCGGTTTTCTTCCAGGCGTGCCGGGTCTGACCGCCGCCGTGAAGCAGCAGCACCGGGGCGCCCTGCTCGCCATAGACATCGCCGATCAGCGTGTTGTCCGACGCGCCCTTGAAGGTCGCGGCGGCCGGCAGTGGCGGACGCGTCATGGCCGCTCCGCCAGGAATTCCAGCACGCCGGCTTTGTAGACCTTGTCGCCGACCGCGATCATGTGGTCACGGTCGGGAATGGGCAGCGAGCGCGCATTTGGCATCAGCGCCACGAGCCGGTCGGGCGAGCCCGCAACGAGGTCGCGGGTTCCGATCGCCACCAGGGTCGGCGTCTTGATCGATCCAACCTGCTCGCGCGTCATCTCCTGCCGCGAGCCGCGAATGCAGGCCGCGAGCGCGCGGCGATCCGACTTGGTCTTGTCGGCGAAGGCGCGGAACGCATAGCCCTGCGCGTCGGTGACGTCGGCGAGCGACGGCGCCTCCATCGCGTCGGCGATGCTCTCGGGCAGCCCGACGCCTTCGACCAGGTGGATGCCGAGCCCGCCCAGCACGATGGAACGCGTCAGCTCCGGGCTCTCCAGCGCGAGAAACGCGGTGATCCGCGCGCCCATCGAATAGCCCATCACGTCAGCGCGGCCGATGCCGAGATGCGCCATCAAGGCCCGCACGTCGGACGCCATCTTGGCGGTGTGATATTCGGCCGGGTCATAGAGCTTGGCGGACTGACCGTGGCCACGATTGTCGAGCGCGATCACGCGGCGGCCTGCGCTCTTGAGCGTCGTGAACCAGCTGGTCTGGGCCCAATTCACGTCCTTGGACGAGGCGAACCCGTGGATGAGGATGATGGGATCGCCCTGCCCCTCATCGAGATAGGCGATCTCTACAGAACCGTGGCTGAAGGTCGGCATGCGGGGGAGATAGAGACCAGGAACGCCGAAGGATCAAGCCTTCGCGCCGGCTTTGACACCGAGCATCGCCGCATAGCGCGCCTGCTCACGGGCCCGCTTCCGCGCCAGATGGCGCTCGGTGGCGCGCTCGACACCGGACTTGGCGGACGAGACAAAACCAAACAGGGTTGCGATCGCACCCAGGATCCACATCGCCAGATTGAACGAGCTGATGGAGAGCAGGATCGCGCCGCGACCCAGCGTCTTGAGGATTGCCCGGGTCTTGCCGCCCTTCTTTTCGGCGAGCTTGGCGACGCGCGCCACTTCGGCGGGATTGTTGGCGATCTTCAGGCTATCCAACGCGGCCCGCGTCCCGGCTTTGGTCTGCACCTTGCCGACATCGCCGACCAACTGGACCAAGCCGCCGGCCTTCTCGACCTTCACGGCCTCGCGCGCCGTGCGCACCGCGACGACCGGCTCGGCCAGCGAACCGCCGGCGCGCTTCAACGCCGCCCAATCGACGGTCTCGCGCAGCGAGCGGCCGATCCAGGACGCCATCGAGCCTGTGATCTTCCCGGTGCGGCGCGCGGCCTTGACGGCCGACAATCCGATCCGCGCCGGCGCGCCAAAGCCGATGGTCGCATAGGTGCCGGCCGTGATGGCGATGCCGACACAGGCGAGCCCGAGCACGAGCTGATCGTAGTTCTCGCCGCTGGCGTAGCGGCTGCCTTCCCGCACGGCGTCGCGGATGTCGCCGAACACGAACAGATCACCGACCGCCGTACCGGCCAGGCCGACCGCATCCGCCGGATCGCCGGTGATCAGGCCGCGCGCGAAGCTGTTGGCGGCAGCAGCAGCCGAATTGGCTTCCTCCACGGCATCGTCGACCCGCTTGCGAAGATCGGACGAAAGCTCGACGTGCCGGTCATCGGCCAGCTCGACGAAGCTTTTCGCAAGATCAGCGTCGTTGGCCTTCAGGGCCGATTCGATCTCGGCCGTCGCGACCTTGCCGTCGAAGGCGCGCGACAACGCGCGGTCGCTGATCGCCACCGGATCTTCGTAGGCCTTGAGCAGCGAATTCGCTTCGAACGCCAGCGGCGCGCAGAACACCGCCGCGACGGCGAATCCGGTCGCTGCCGTCCAGGCATGCCAGACCGGCCGATGCGGCCGTGGAACGCGGATCATGCGGTGTGTCGCAGACATCGTTTCAACTCGCCACAATCAACCGGCTGGCCTTCAGACGTGTTCCAAATGCGGTGAATTTGAGGATTTGCGGAAAGCTGTGACTAGGAAAGCTTAATGCAGATCGTTATGGTGCAGCGCATAACTGCACGTCAGGCCAGAAATCTGCGGAACCATGTCCGACCATATCGTTCCCCACTTCCACAACGATCCGGGTGTCGCGGTGATCGAGATCGGCGCACACGAATTCCAGTGCGTCGGCGCCAAGCCGCCGTTCGACCACCCTCATGTGTTCCTCGATATGGGCGCCGACAAGGAGATCATCTGTCCTTATTGTTCGACGCTCTACCGGCACGATCCGAATCTCGATCCTCATGAGGCGCGGCCGGCGGCCTGCGCATTGACCGAAGCAGTGTGAACGCGGGAGCTCCGTGGCGTCATCGCGCAACGTCCTGATCGCGGGCGCGGGCATCGGTGGATTGAGTGCCGCGCTGATGCTGGCGCGGAGCGGTTTCCGCGTCACGCTGATGGAACAGGCCGAGCGGCTCGAAGAGACCGGCGCCGGCATTCAGCTCTCCCCGAACGCCACCCGCATCCTGATCGAAATGGGCCTCGGCTCGCGGCTCAAAGCCGATGTGTTCGAGCCGAAAGGGATCACGATCCACACCGCATCGGGCAGCACGCTGGCCCGCATCCCGCTTGGAGCTGACGCCGAGAAGCGCTACGGCGCGCCCTACTGGTCGATCCATCGTGCCGATTTGCAGATGGCACTGCTCGAAGCCGTGCAGGCGAACCCCGACATTTCGCTGCGGCTTGGCACCCGGGTCGAGGATTTCGTGGTGCACGCCCACGGCGTCAGCGCCGCCTGCCGCAGGCGCTCCACGGCATCCGAGGAACACGGCATTGCGCTGATTGCCGCTGACGGGCTGTGGTCGGTGCTGCGGCCGCGGCTCGGCGTGCGCGCCCGCCCGCAATTCCGCAAGCGCACCGCCTGGCGGGCGCTGGTGCCGGCCTCCACCGTCGACGCCGAGTTCCGCGCGCCCGAGGTGCAGCTCTGGCTCGGCCGCAGCGCCCACATCGTGCATTACCCGGTCAAGACCGGCGCGCTGATCAACATCGTGGCCATCGTCGACGACAACTGGGCGGAGCCCGGCTGGGCCGCGAGCGGCGACCGCGAGCAGCTCCTCTCGCGCTACTCGCAGTGGAGCTGGTGCGCGCCGGTGCGTGACTTCCTGGCGCAGCCGGACCGCTGGACGAAATGGGCGCTCTACGACATCGATCCGTTCAGCCCCTGGAGTGACGGCCCGGTGACGCTCCTGGGAGATGCCGCCCACCCGATGCTGCCGTTCCTTGCTCAAGGCGCCGCCATGGCGATCGAGGACGCCGCCGTGCTGGCCGATTGCATGGGCCGCTATCCCGACGACGTCGCCTCGGCGATGCGCCGCTACGAGCGGGCGCGACGGCGGCGCACCGCGCGGGTGCAGAATGCCGCCCGCAGCAACGGCCGGACCTACCACATGAGCGCGGCCGAGGCCGTGCTGCGCAATATCTTTCTGCGATTGGCCGGCGGTCCCCTGCTGCTGTACCGCTACAATTGGCTCTATGATTGGCACACCGCCACGCCGGGCAGCGTGGCCCGCGAGCATAAGCTGCCCAGCGCGCGGCCCGATGACGAATAGGCCTGCGAGTAAGCCAAGCCGGAGCTGCTCAGATGTTTCCGACCACCATCGCGGGCTCGCTGCCCAAGC
The Rhodoplanes sp. Z2-YC6860 genome window above contains:
- a CDS encoding zinc-finger domain-containing protein; translation: MSDHIVPHFHNDPGVAVIEIGAHEFQCVGAKPPFDHPHVFLDMGADKEIICPYCSTLYRHDPNLDPHEARPAACALTEAV
- the cysE gene encoding serine O-acetyltransferase; protein product: MAQKQTRPESAVQKLDPVWAKIRDEANAIVHHEPEIGTFIFSSILHHDTLEAAVINRVAERLDHQDVTAELIRKAYTDALEADPKLGEAFRADIVAVFDRDPATDRFIEPMLYYKGFHAIQTHRLAHWLWSQGRKDFAYYLQSRSSAVFQCDVHPAARIGRGIFLDHATGLVVGETAVIGDNVSMLHDVTLGGTGKDHGDRHPKIADGVLIGAGAKIIGNIEIGHCARVAAGSVVLTTVPHNVTVAGIPAKVVGDAPCAEPSRTMDHMFPG
- a CDS encoding alpha/beta fold hydrolase, with the protein product MTRPPLPAAATFKGASDNTLIGDVYGEQGAPVLLLHGGGQTRHAWKKTGELIAQIGRTAYAVDQRGHGDSQWVQDGAYQYEDFAADARTLADTLAERIGGARPVAVGASLGGMAALLANGGGSHGKEAFSALVLVDVTPRIDSEGVAKIQGFMRANLREGFGSIAEAADAVAAYLPHRPKPRSHEGLKKNLRLHPDGRWRWHWDPRFLEGNRRIGPGSGEVERVLVEAARRITIPTLLVRGASSELVGEEHAKDFLKLVPHARYVDVTGARHMVAGDRNDQFANAIEGFLKELKVSA
- a CDS encoding FAD-dependent monooxygenase, translating into MASSRNVLIAGAGIGGLSAALMLARSGFRVTLMEQAERLEETGAGIQLSPNATRILIEMGLGSRLKADVFEPKGITIHTASGSTLARIPLGADAEKRYGAPYWSIHRADLQMALLEAVQANPDISLRLGTRVEDFVVHAHGVSAACRRRSTASEEHGIALIAADGLWSVLRPRLGVRARPQFRKRTAWRALVPASTVDAEFRAPEVQLWLGRSAHIVHYPVKTGALINIVAIVDDNWAEPGWAASGDREQLLSRYSQWSWCAPVRDFLAQPDRWTKWALYDIDPFSPWSDGPVTLLGDAAHPMLPFLAQGAAMAIEDAAVLADCMGRYPDDVASAMRRYERARRRRTARVQNAARSNGRTYHMSAAEAVLRNIFLRLAGGPLLLYRYNWLYDWHTATPGSVAREHKLPSARPDDE
- a CDS encoding alpha/beta fold hydrolase, which translates into the protein MPTFSHGSVEIAYLDEGQGDPIILIHGFASSKDVNWAQTSWFTTLKSAGRRVIALDNRGHGQSAKLYDPAEYHTAKMASDVRALMAHLGIGRADVMGYSMGARITAFLALESPELTRSIVLGGLGIHLVEGVGLPESIADAMEAPSLADVTDAQGYAFRAFADKTKSDRRALAACIRGSRQEMTREQVGSIKTPTLVAIGTRDLVAGSPDRLVALMPNARSLPIPDRDHMIAVGDKVYKAGVLEFLAERP